One region of Trichosurus vulpecula isolate mTriVul1 chromosome 1, mTriVul1.pri, whole genome shotgun sequence genomic DNA includes:
- the MC4R gene encoding melanocortin receptor 4: protein MNSTQNELYYHGMHPSLHFWNHSFVLHNTANDSLSKGYLDRGCYEQLFVSPEVFVTLGIISLLENILVIVAIAKNKNLHSPMYFFICSLAVADMLVSVSNGSETIVITLLNSTDTDAQSFTVNIDNVIDSVICSSLLASICSLLSIAVDRYFTIFYALQYHNIMTVRRVGIIITCIWAACTVSGILFIIYSDSSAVIICLISMFFTMLALMASLYVHMFLMARLHIKRIAVLPGTGTIRQGANMKGAITLTILIGVFVVCWAPFFLHLIFYISCPQNPYCVCFMSHFNFYLILIMCNSIIDPLIYALRSQELRKTFKEIICCYTLGGLCDLSGRY, encoded by the coding sequence ATGAACTCCACACAAAATGAACTCTACTACCATGGAATGCACCCCTCTCTCCACTTCTGGAACCACAGCTTTGTGTTGCACAACACTGCCAATGACTCCCTCAGCAAAGGTTACCTGGACAGGGGTTGCTATGAACAACTTTTTGTCTCCCCTGAGGTGTTCGTCACCCTGGGTATCATCAGTTTGTTGGAGAACATCCTGGTGATTGTGGCAATTGCCAAGAACAAGAATCTTCACTCCCCCATGTACTTCTTCATCTGTAGCTTGGCTGTGGCTGATATGCTGGTGAGCGTCTCCAATGGATCAGAGACTATTGTCATCACTCTGCTAAACAGCACTGACACCGATGCACAAAGTTTCACAGTGAACATTGATAATGTCATTGACTCAGTGATTTGTAGCTCTCTGCTTGCTTCTATTTGCAGCCTGCTCTCTATTGCAGTGGACAGGTACTTTACTATCTTCTATGCTCTTCAATACCATAACATCATGACAGTTAGGCGGGTTGGGATCATCATTACTTGTATCTGGGCAGCTTGTACAGTGTCGGGCATATTGTTTATCATTTACTCAGACAGTAGTGCTGTCATTATCTGTCTCATTAGTATGTTTTTCACCATGCTAGCTCTCATGGCTTCTCTCTATGTCCACATGTTCCTGATGGCCCGACTTCACATTAAGAGGATTGCGGTTCTCCCTGGCACAGGCACCATCCGCCAAGGGGCCAACATGAAGGGGGCTATTACTTTGACCATCCTGATTGGAGTTTTTGTGGTCTGCTGGGCCCCCTTTTTCCTCCACCTGATTTTCTATATCTCATGTCCCCAAAATCCATACTGTGTGTGTTTCATGTCCCACTTCAACTTTTACCTCATCCTCATCATGTGTAATTCCATCATTGATCCCCTTATCTATGCCCTCCGGAGTCAAGAACTGAGGAAAACGTTCAAGGAGATCATCTGTTGTTATACTCTGGGAGGCCTTTGTGATTTGTCTGGCAGATATTAA